A single genomic interval of Nonomuraea rubra harbors:
- a CDS encoding ArsR/SmtB family transcription factor → MSVPLSQAQAELFRLLGHPVRIRVLELLQNGPRPVRDLLPALDVEPPGLSQHLAALRRSGLVTARREGATVVYALAGKKVTDLLRAARELLTETLSGQNELLSELLQARAQDDTP, encoded by the coding sequence ATGTCGGTGCCGTTGTCTCAGGCTCAGGCCGAGCTGTTCCGGCTGCTGGGCCATCCGGTACGGATCCGCGTGCTGGAGCTGCTGCAGAACGGGCCCAGACCGGTGCGAGACCTGCTGCCCGCTCTGGACGTCGAACCCCCCGGGCTGTCGCAGCATCTGGCGGCCCTGCGCCGCTCCGGCCTGGTCACCGCGCGACGCGAGGGAGCCACCGTGGTGTACGCCCTGGCCGGCAAGAAAGTGACCGACCTGCTCCGCGCCGCCCGCGAACTCCTGACCGAAACCTTGTCCGGCCAGAACGAACTCCTCAGCGAACTGCTACAGGCTCGGGCTCAGGACGACACCCCGTGA
- a CDS encoding STAS domain-containing protein — protein MSALLLTHQHLPGVTMICIEGDVDATNHLRLQAYIEQVRQQPGDQIVFDLSETMFIDSRGLRVLLDAHTAGVRHGGAVHLAAPAPVPARMLEVVGMARHLPVHAGVDQALRAALSAAAERPS, from the coding sequence ATGTCCGCGCTGCTGCTGACGCACCAGCACCTGCCCGGTGTCACCATGATCTGCATCGAGGGGGACGTGGACGCCACCAACCACCTCCGGTTGCAGGCATACATCGAGCAGGTCCGCCAGCAGCCGGGCGATCAGATCGTGTTCGATCTGTCGGAGACCATGTTCATCGACAGCCGCGGGCTGCGTGTCCTGCTCGACGCCCACACCGCCGGCGTGCGACACGGCGGTGCCGTCCATTTGGCCGCACCGGCCCCGGTGCCGGCCCGCATGCTGGAGGTCGTGGGCATGGCCCGGCACCTGCCGGTTCACGCCGGCGTCGACCAAGCGCTGCGCGCGGCGCTGTCGGCCGCCGCCGAGCGCCCCAGCTGA
- a CDS encoding MerR family transcriptional regulator: protein MGRAAEILGVSPAFLRSLGAAKLIEPLRSEGGHRRFSRYQLRLAARARELVDAGTALEAACRIIVLEDQLAEALRINEELRRRD, encoded by the coding sequence ATGGGCCGGGCCGCCGAGATCCTCGGCGTCAGCCCGGCGTTCCTGCGCAGTCTCGGCGCCGCCAAACTGATCGAGCCGCTGCGGTCGGAGGGCGGCCACCGGCGCTTCTCCCGCTACCAGCTGCGCCTGGCTGCCCGGGCCCGTGAACTCGTCGATGCCGGCACCGCTCTGGAGGCGGCCTGCCGCATCATCGTCCTGGAGGACCAGCTCGCCGAGGCGCTGCGCATCAACGAAGAACTGCGCCGGCGCGACTGA
- a CDS encoding STAS domain-containing protein, whose amino-acid sequence MMHLAVRLVPVGDATLVITLTGELDATTTRMLAALLDPLPRTPVRHVIVAAQDLWFCDLRGLHQLALAHRALQAVNGHLAIAAAPPALRRLIALMIGHGGPALPLYASVAAALSAAGTAPAPLPEHRP is encoded by the coding sequence ATGATGCACCTCGCGGTACGCCTGGTCCCCGTCGGCGATGCCACGCTCGTGATCACCTTGACCGGCGAGCTGGACGCGACGACCACTCGCATGCTGGCCGCCCTTCTCGACCCCCTGCCCCGGACGCCGGTCAGGCACGTCATCGTCGCAGCGCAGGACCTGTGGTTCTGCGACCTGCGCGGACTCCACCAGCTCGCCCTCGCCCACCGAGCCCTGCAGGCCGTGAACGGCCACCTGGCCATCGCCGCGGCACCGCCCGCCCTGCGCCGGCTGATCGCGCTGATGATCGGACACGGCGGGCCCGCCCTGCCCCTGTACGCCAGCGTGGCCGCGGCGCTGTCGGCCGCCGGTACCGCGCCGGCGCCCCTGCCGGAGCACCGGCCGTAG
- a CDS encoding serine hydrolase domain-containing protein, whose protein sequence is MTQEIVKQPLTSEPGTRMRYSNAGYIVLGATIEQVGKQDYAGYVRRHILTPARMRDTFLGPWTPDGGSPAGGAVSTVGDMLRFAQALQGHRLLNAKLTRTVMEGKVQGLNKDSSGGRGRMTETLPGWLLRLRADGTRPRPCLAPWPSPATASGRTPSGGRWRRPCG, encoded by the coding sequence TTGACGCAGGAGATCGTCAAGCAGCCGCTGACGTCCGAGCCGGGCACGAGGATGCGGTACAGCAACGCCGGCTACATCGTCCTGGGCGCGACCATCGAGCAGGTGGGCAAGCAGGACTACGCCGGCTACGTCCGCAGGCACATCCTGACGCCCGCGCGGATGCGCGACACCTTCCTCGGCCCCTGGACGCCCGACGGGGGCTCGCCCGCCGGTGGCGCCGTCTCCACCGTGGGCGACATGCTCAGGTTCGCCCAGGCTCTGCAGGGGCACCGGCTGCTCAACGCCAAGCTGACCCGGACGGTCATGGAGGGCAAGGTACAGGGCCTGAACAAGGACAGCAGTGGCGGACGGGGCCGCATGACCGAGACGCTTCCCGGATGGTTGCTGCGGCTGCGCGCGGACGGCACCCGCCCGCGTCCCTGCCTGGCACCGTGGCCTTCGCCCGCGACAGCCTCGGGCAGGACCCCCTCGGGTGGGCGGTGGAGACGGCCGTGTGGATGA
- a CDS encoding response regulator transcription factor, with protein MRVLLVEDEQPLARYIEAGLRKHGFTVDVALDGRSALDKCALTPYEVVVLDRDLPEVHGDAVCRRLVQRGESRVLMLTASDAVEDRVGGLMLGADDYLGKPFAFSELVARVHALVRRSAPARPPVLRGGGVVLDPGRRSAERDGRLLRLTPKEFGVLEQLLAAGGDVVSAETLLEKVWDEYADPFTNAVRITVGTLRRKLGDPPVIETVIGAGYRIGP; from the coding sequence ATGCGTGTGCTCTTGGTCGAAGACGAGCAGCCCCTCGCCAGGTACATCGAGGCGGGGCTGCGCAAGCACGGTTTCACCGTCGACGTCGCCCTCGACGGCCGGAGCGCGCTGGACAAATGTGCGCTCACCCCGTACGAGGTGGTGGTCCTGGACCGGGACCTGCCGGAGGTGCACGGCGACGCCGTGTGCCGCCGGCTCGTCCAGCGGGGCGAGTCGAGGGTGCTGATGCTGACCGCGTCCGACGCCGTGGAGGACCGGGTGGGCGGGCTGATGCTGGGCGCCGACGACTACCTCGGCAAGCCGTTCGCGTTCTCCGAGCTGGTCGCCCGCGTGCACGCCCTGGTACGGCGCAGCGCCCCGGCCCGCCCCCCGGTGCTGCGCGGCGGCGGCGTGGTGCTGGATCCGGGCCGGCGCAGCGCCGAGCGGGACGGCCGGCTGCTGCGCCTGACGCCGAAGGAGTTCGGGGTGCTGGAGCAGCTGCTGGCCGCCGGCGGTGACGTGGTCAGCGCGGAGACGCTGCTGGAGAAGGTGTGGGACGAGTACGCCGACCCGTTCACCAACGCGGTCCGGATCACCGTCGGCACGCTGCGCCGCAAGCTCGGTGACCCGCCGGTGATCGAGACCGTCATCGGCGCGGGCTACCGGATCGGGCCGTGA
- a CDS encoding sensor histidine kinase, whose protein sequence is MRLTARARLAILQTALVLAAGAALTGLTYLLMQRRPALVTHLDPDGPGPEGTLQPIPQPQDLRDLADQVQADTLSALLPQAGLALVVVTVLAAVLAWLVAGRVLRPIRVISSAARRMSAENLTERVPVTTPADELSALACTVNDMLDRIQRGVAERDRILDSQRLFTANAAHELRTPLTTARTAIDVTLDGHPSRDELLAMAGDVRDAVAHMQRVLNGLLLLARSQAGTGTREPADLASIAAAALDTAEEQAAAAGIAIRARLRPALVTGEPVLLERLAGNLVDNALRYNHADGRLTVETYTAGARAVLRIRNTGREIVPEEAQALLEPFVHGQGTRVRTDSPGLGLGLSIVRAITHAHQGRLAITARPGGGLDITIDLPHHSRPAPRPAEITAQPASVGVAGEGRAR, encoded by the coding sequence GTGAGGCTGACCGCCCGCGCCCGGCTCGCCATCCTGCAGACCGCCCTCGTGCTGGCCGCCGGGGCCGCGCTGACCGGGCTGACCTACCTGCTGATGCAGCGGCGCCCCGCGCTCGTCACCCACCTGGACCCGGACGGCCCCGGCCCGGAGGGCACGCTCCAGCCGATCCCGCAGCCGCAGGACCTGCGCGATCTCGCCGACCAGGTACAGGCCGACACCCTGTCCGCGCTGTTGCCCCAGGCCGGTCTGGCGCTCGTCGTGGTGACCGTTCTGGCCGCCGTACTGGCCTGGCTGGTGGCCGGCCGGGTGCTGCGGCCGATCCGCGTGATCTCCTCGGCCGCCCGGCGGATGTCGGCCGAGAACCTCACCGAGCGGGTCCCGGTCACCACCCCGGCCGACGAGCTGTCGGCGCTGGCCTGCACGGTCAACGACATGCTGGACCGCATCCAGCGCGGCGTCGCCGAGCGCGACCGCATCCTGGACAGCCAGCGGCTGTTCACCGCCAACGCCGCCCACGAGCTGCGCACGCCGCTGACCACCGCGCGTACCGCGATCGACGTCACCCTGGACGGCCACCCCAGCCGGGACGAGCTGCTCGCGATGGCCGGCGACGTGCGCGACGCCGTCGCCCACATGCAGCGCGTCCTGAACGGGCTCCTGCTGCTGGCCCGCAGCCAGGCCGGAACCGGCACGCGGGAGCCGGCCGACCTGGCGTCCATCGCGGCAGCCGCCCTGGACACGGCCGAGGAGCAAGCGGCAGCCGCCGGCATCGCCATCCGCGCAAGGCTGCGGCCCGCGCTGGTCACCGGCGAGCCCGTCCTGCTGGAACGCCTGGCCGGTAACCTGGTCGACAACGCGCTCCGCTACAACCACGCCGACGGGCGGCTCACCGTCGAGACGTACACGGCGGGTGCACGCGCCGTCCTGCGGATCCGCAACACCGGCCGCGAGATCGTGCCCGAGGAAGCGCAGGCGCTGCTGGAACCGTTCGTGCACGGGCAGGGCACCCGGGTCCGTACCGACAGCCCTGGGCTGGGCCTGGGGCTGTCCATCGTGCGCGCGATCACCCATGCCCATCAGGGGCGCCTCGCGATCACGGCCCGCCCGGGCGGCGGCCTCGACATCACCATCGATCTCCCGCACCACTCCCGGCCGGCACCGCGACCTGCTGAGATCACCGCACAGCCGGCGTCCGTAGGGGTGGCGGGGGAGGGGCGAGCCCGGTGA
- a CDS encoding serine hydrolase domain-containing protein: MSRARASGMTGLASALLALGLHAPATAAAEVGPGDVQQAINSLARTDGVVGAIGELYVDGRRKGQGSAGTRLLGGKGGRIPPASRYRIASQTKLMEATVVLQLVGEGKLGLDDKLSSLLPGVAGHDHVEGAGKITVRDLIRHTSGIPDFAEGGRFDVFDFTTAYEPIDLVRAARALPQGELGQYRYSTTNYVLLGMIIERVTGHDRAAEFQRRLFAPLGMKSTYLATKVSDQIKGPHGHGYHPDAQGRPRDVDRLNATSYGAEGAISTAHDVSAFFRAFNQGKLVPPELQKQLPRPFPELCGGTVSSASGGLPGISSVTFSSADGRTQLALAATLKVDNEKAMAVGDAMKKAAAAVLCPGQ; this comes from the coding sequence ATGAGCCGTGCACGAGCGTCCGGCATGACCGGGCTGGCATCGGCCTTGCTGGCGCTGGGTCTCCACGCACCCGCGACCGCGGCCGCCGAGGTCGGGCCGGGAGACGTCCAGCAGGCGATCAACAGCCTGGCCAGGACCGACGGCGTGGTGGGCGCCATCGGCGAGTTGTACGTGGACGGCCGGCGCAAGGGGCAGGGAAGCGCGGGGACGCGCCTGCTCGGCGGCAAGGGCGGGCGCATTCCCCCCGCTTCCCGTTACCGCATCGCGTCCCAGACCAAGCTGATGGAGGCCACGGTCGTCCTGCAACTGGTGGGGGAGGGCAAGCTCGGCCTGGACGACAAGCTCAGCAGCCTCCTGCCCGGGGTGGCCGGACACGACCATGTGGAGGGCGCCGGGAAGATCACCGTACGGGATCTGATCCGGCACACCTCCGGCATCCCCGACTTCGCCGAAGGCGGGAGGTTCGACGTCTTCGACTTCACCACCGCCTACGAGCCGATCGACCTGGTCAGAGCCGCACGCGCACTGCCTCAGGGCGAGCTGGGGCAGTACCGCTACTCCACCACCAACTACGTGCTGCTCGGCATGATCATCGAGAGGGTGACCGGCCACGACCGGGCCGCCGAGTTCCAGCGGCGGCTGTTCGCCCCCCTCGGCATGAAGAGCACCTATCTGGCCACCAAGGTGTCCGACCAGATCAAGGGCCCGCACGGACACGGCTACCACCCCGACGCCCAGGGCCGGCCGCGCGACGTCGACCGGCTCAACGCCACCAGCTACGGCGCCGAAGGGGCGATCTCCACCGCGCACGACGTCAGCGCCTTCTTCCGCGCGTTCAACCAGGGCAAGCTGGTGCCACCGGAGCTGCAGAAGCAGCTGCCGCGGCCCTTCCCCGAGCTGTGCGGCGGAACGGTCTCCTCGGCATCGGGCGGCCTGCCCGGAATCAGTTCCGTCACCTTCTCCTCGGCCGACGGCCGGACCCAGCTCGCGCTGGCCGCCACGCTGAAGGTCGACAACGAGAAGGCCATGGCCGTCGGAGACGCCATGAAGAAGGCCGCCGCGGCCGTACTCTGCCCCGGCCAGTGA
- a CDS encoding ATP-binding protein, which translates to MAIDVLSGFRLEWPITDDVAALRAGVRAFGTGAGLTGKRLMDLMIAASEAATKVLEHGGGGTLIAWSDAGGVSLEIVDVTGALTMAYWTVDAGPDLLGGQDIGFWLLRRLCDEIRLDDSDGSTRLHLRFHLRARQNGGRRVSA; encoded by the coding sequence GTGGCGATCGACGTGTTGTCGGGTTTCCGATTGGAATGGCCGATCACGGACGATGTCGCCGCCCTGCGTGCGGGAGTGCGGGCCTTCGGCACCGGTGCCGGACTGACCGGCAAGCGGCTGATGGACCTGATGATCGCGGCGAGCGAGGCCGCCACCAAGGTGCTGGAGCACGGCGGAGGCGGCACCTTGATCGCCTGGAGCGACGCGGGTGGCGTGAGCCTGGAGATCGTGGACGTGACCGGCGCGTTGACCATGGCGTACTGGACCGTCGACGCCGGCCCCGACCTGCTCGGCGGCCAGGACATCGGCTTCTGGCTGCTGCGGCGACTGTGTGACGAGATCCGCCTCGACGACAGCGACGGCAGCACGCGATTGCATCTGCGCTTCCACCTTCGCGCCCGGCAGAACGGCGGTCGTCGCGTGTCAGCGTGA
- a CDS encoding RICIN domain-containing protein — translation MTRSGTVIGTPGYIAPASDPQPSTRPPSLGPGPITNTASGLCIDTDGPQGPGVQVQVRDCGHFSGQQWRYNPSTGRLTNLTSGLCLDTAGTPANYVALVLKPCGNYTGQRWSG, via the coding sequence TTGACGCGTTCAGGGACGGTCATCGGCACCCCCGGCTACATCGCGCCGGCATCTGACCCGCAACCCAGCACACGACCGCCTTCCCTGGGACCAGGCCCGATCACCAACACCGCCAGCGGACTGTGCATCGACACCGACGGCCCCCAGGGGCCTGGTGTGCAGGTGCAAGTTCGTGACTGCGGCCACTTCAGCGGCCAGCAATGGCGGTACAACCCGAGCACGGGCAGGCTCACCAACCTCACAAGCGGCCTATGTCTGGACACGGCCGGGACCCCGGCCAACTACGTCGCCCTGGTGCTCAAGCCCTGCGGGAATTACACCGGCCAGCGCTGGAGCGGATGA
- a CDS encoding cyanamide hydratase, whose translation MFPETPAAAAALSVATRFYSPALLNHCVRSYLWGTVYAAAHGIAFDDELYYVSALLHDLGLTEAFDSHRLPFEEAGGQLAWVFGVAAGWPVERAARVTEIITLHMRDDVSAATDPESHLLQVASSWEVVGRHPEEFPPDARTELLARYPRLGFGAEFLACFEDQTRRKPDSAAAASVRNDVAGRIAANPLESRPPPISR comes from the coding sequence ATGTTTCCGGAGACTCCCGCCGCCGCGGCGGCGCTGTCGGTGGCCACCCGCTTCTACTCGCCGGCGCTGCTCAACCACTGCGTCCGCTCCTACCTGTGGGGAACGGTGTACGCCGCGGCGCACGGGATCGCCTTCGACGACGAGCTCTACTACGTTTCTGCGCTGCTCCACGACCTCGGGCTGACGGAGGCCTTCGACAGCCATCGGCTGCCGTTCGAGGAGGCGGGAGGGCAACTGGCCTGGGTCTTCGGCGTGGCGGCCGGCTGGCCGGTGGAGCGGGCCGCCAGGGTCACCGAGATCATCACGCTGCACATGCGCGACGACGTGTCTGCGGCCACCGACCCCGAGTCCCACCTGCTGCAGGTCGCCTCAAGCTGGGAGGTGGTCGGCCGGCATCCGGAGGAGTTCCCGCCGGACGCCAGGACCGAGCTGCTCGCCCGCTACCCTCGGCTGGGATTCGGCGCGGAGTTCCTGGCGTGCTTCGAGGACCAGACGAGGCGCAAGCCGGACAGCGCCGCCGCCGCATCGGTCAGGAACGACGTCGCGGGGCGGATCGCCGCCAATCCGCTCGAAAGCCGCCCACCACCCATCAGCCGCTGA
- a CDS encoding DUF5937 family protein encodes MPRLVFSELDLGRVRFAILPFQETLKAARGLGLPKPPPGLAAWRRASRAVLPAMARPVVTLCSAHTRHLPDFLTPQPAADSMSFEDELHAALDDSSAPVQQDTAAFAGVLETVPVVIDTLLHHPDRARRTLRHAFTAFHHAVLAPDWPRLHAQLAADVAYRARLAAQHGLDAMLATLCPPHVRWEYPHLGFDGPGAPDFALGGRGLILVPSMFLTDGVHRQLNDRQQPMLFYPARTAGAFWRDNGGRSWPDGRLAGVIGERRAAALRALADRPGCGTTDLATALGVTPATASTHVANLRRAGLVVTTRAARTARHELTPLGRHLLDAHIG; translated from the coding sequence ATGCCGCGCCTGGTGTTCTCGGAATTGGACCTCGGTCGTGTCCGATTCGCCATCCTGCCCTTCCAGGAAACGCTGAAAGCGGCGCGTGGCCTCGGACTGCCGAAGCCGCCGCCCGGTCTGGCCGCGTGGCGTCGTGCCAGCCGTGCGGTGTTGCCCGCGATGGCTCGGCCGGTGGTGACGCTGTGCTCGGCGCACACCCGGCATCTGCCGGACTTTCTGACGCCGCAGCCCGCCGCCGACTCGATGTCGTTCGAGGACGAACTTCACGCGGCGCTCGACGACTCATCCGCGCCGGTGCAACAGGACACGGCTGCGTTCGCCGGCGTACTGGAGACCGTTCCGGTGGTCATCGACACGCTGCTGCACCATCCCGACCGTGCTCGGCGAACGTTGAGGCACGCTTTCACGGCGTTCCACCACGCGGTACTGGCCCCCGATTGGCCACGGCTGCACGCCCAGTTGGCGGCGGATGTGGCCTATCGTGCCCGGCTCGCGGCACAGCATGGCCTGGACGCCATGCTCGCCACCTTGTGCCCTCCACATGTGCGTTGGGAGTATCCGCATCTGGGATTCGACGGGCCGGGCGCGCCCGATTTCGCCCTCGGCGGCCGCGGGCTGATTCTGGTGCCGAGCATGTTCCTGACCGATGGTGTGCACCGGCAGCTCAACGACCGGCAGCAGCCGATGCTCTTCTACCCGGCGCGCACGGCCGGGGCGTTCTGGCGTGACAACGGTGGACGCAGCTGGCCGGATGGGCGTCTGGCCGGGGTGATCGGTGAGCGCCGCGCGGCGGCCTTGCGGGCTCTTGCCGATCGCCCCGGCTGCGGCACCACGGACCTCGCCACGGCGTTGGGCGTCACGCCGGCGACCGCCTCGACACATGTGGCGAACCTGCGACGTGCCGGGCTGGTCGTCACTACCCGGGCGGCACGGACGGCCCGGCACGAGCTGACTCCGCTGGGCCGGCACCTGCTGGACGCGCACATCGGGTGA
- a CDS encoding RidA family protein, whose amino-acid sequence MEILPLDPATLPDAMGNYTHGTLVADVRRTVFVSGQVPWARQGVVPGDFDSQCRLTWRNVFAVLAEAGMGVHNLAKVTTYLSDRRYREANSRIRQEILGDHRPALTIIITDIYAEEWLLEIEAIAVE is encoded by the coding sequence ATGGAGATCTTGCCTCTCGATCCCGCGACGCTCCCGGACGCGATGGGTAACTACACGCATGGCACCTTGGTGGCCGATGTCCGGCGCACTGTGTTCGTCAGTGGCCAGGTGCCCTGGGCCAGGCAGGGCGTGGTTCCCGGAGACTTTGACTCCCAGTGCCGCTTGACGTGGCGGAACGTCTTCGCCGTGCTGGCCGAGGCCGGCATGGGCGTCCACAACCTCGCCAAGGTCACGACGTACCTCTCCGACCGCAGGTACCGGGAAGCCAACAGCCGCATCCGCCAGGAGATTCTCGGGGATCACCGTCCTGCTCTCACCATCATCATCACCGACATCTATGCCGAGGAGTGGCTGCTGGAGATCGAGGCGATCGCCGTCGAATGA
- a CDS encoding cytochrome P450 family protein, translating into MQHGEPATNTVLNLDRAFLQDPHRVYRSVREEGPVRPALAHRRLRVWLVTRYAEARELLNDPRLAKDSARAVELFPPGTAGPYASSLSAHMLNSDPPDHTRLRRLVNKAFTARTVSRLRPRIEQITDGLLDDLAEAGEADLMESFAFPLPIAVICELLGIPASDHDEFRTWTAPFVAASSAEAMREAHAWMLAYLTGLVAAKRAAPGEDLLSELVHISDEGDRLSQDEVVSMAFLLLVAGHETTVNLIANSVLALLGDPAQMAMLRADPSLLPGAVEEFLRFDGPINIATLRFTTEAIRVGDIEIPADEFVFISLLAANRDPDRYPDPDRLDITRPGGGHLAFGHGIHYCVGAPLARLEAQIAIGRLLGRFSTIELGSPVLQWRASTLIRGLQTLPVRVR; encoded by the coding sequence TTGCAGCACGGCGAACCGGCCACCAACACGGTCCTCAACCTCGACCGGGCCTTCTTGCAGGATCCGCATCGGGTCTACCGGAGCGTCCGCGAGGAGGGGCCGGTGCGGCCCGCGCTCGCGCACCGGCGGCTCAGGGTCTGGCTGGTCACCAGGTACGCCGAGGCCAGGGAGCTGCTCAACGACCCCAGGCTGGCCAAGGACAGCGCCAGGGCGGTGGAGCTGTTCCCGCCGGGGACCGCGGGCCCGTACGCCTCGTCGCTGTCGGCCCACATGCTCAACTCCGACCCGCCCGACCACACGCGCCTGCGCAGGCTGGTGAACAAGGCGTTCACCGCCAGGACGGTGTCGCGGCTGCGCCCGCGCATCGAGCAGATCACCGACGGCCTGCTCGACGACCTGGCCGAGGCGGGCGAGGCCGACCTCATGGAGTCGTTCGCCTTCCCCCTGCCGATCGCCGTCATCTGCGAGCTGCTCGGCATCCCGGCCTCGGATCACGACGAGTTCAGAACGTGGACCGCGCCGTTCGTGGCCGCCTCGTCGGCCGAGGCGATGCGCGAGGCCCACGCGTGGATGCTGGCGTACCTGACCGGCCTCGTCGCCGCCAAGCGGGCCGCGCCCGGCGAGGACCTGCTGTCGGAGCTGGTGCACATCTCCGACGAGGGTGACCGGCTCTCGCAGGACGAAGTGGTGTCCATGGCGTTCCTGCTCCTCGTGGCGGGACACGAGACCACGGTCAACCTGATCGCCAACAGCGTGCTCGCCCTGCTCGGCGACCCCGCCCAGATGGCCATGCTGCGGGCCGACCCGTCCCTGCTGCCGGGCGCGGTGGAGGAGTTCCTGCGCTTCGACGGCCCGATCAACATCGCGACCCTGCGTTTCACCACCGAGGCGATCCGGGTCGGCGACATCGAGATCCCCGCGGACGAGTTCGTCTTCATCTCCCTGCTGGCCGCCAACCGCGACCCGGACCGCTATCCGGACCCCGACCGGCTCGACATCACCAGGCCGGGCGGCGGCCACCTGGCCTTCGGCCACGGCATCCACTACTGCGTGGGCGCGCCGCTGGCCAGGCTGGAAGCGCAGATCGCCATCGGGAGGCTGCTCGGCCGCTTCTCCACCATCGAGCTGGGCTCGCCCGTCCTGCAGTGGCGCGCCAGCACCCTCATCCGAGGGCTGCAGACCCTGCCCGTGCGGGTCCGCTGA
- a CDS encoding sensor histidine kinase: protein MSEHHWFDGSHPRSARWDAGAALLCVLVFWLPVDARAPALHTALIVLLAAGMTVRSRWPVAAFAAVAGTTAAGAALGMTHDPFVAAAWVLYRVALGRSTSRSLNAVGAASGMLIAAVAFLGTADAEDTVRYTMLSLLALAAAWVLGGTTRRAALQAEHAMLAERQAAVTAERLRVAREVHDVVSHSLGTIAVAAGVAARSGDAVRMRDRLGRIETVSRQAMDELRATLGAVREGGEAAERHPQPGIGDLPALVERMRASGVTVTFTMTGTPEEPPAGVGLAAYRIVQEGLTNVARHAPGAHCAVTVSGTPGELRVTVTDDGPGGAAADGFGLVGLRERVEMLGGVCTAEARPGGGFELCAVIPVPEATRA, encoded by the coding sequence ATGAGCGAGCACCACTGGTTCGACGGCAGTCACCCGCGCTCCGCCCGGTGGGACGCCGGTGCCGCGCTCCTGTGCGTTCTGGTGTTCTGGCTGCCCGTCGACGCCCGCGCCCCAGCGTTGCACACCGCCCTGATCGTGCTGCTGGCCGCCGGGATGACGGTGCGGTCGCGATGGCCGGTGGCCGCGTTCGCCGCCGTCGCGGGGACGACGGCGGCGGGGGCGGCGCTGGGCATGACGCACGATCCGTTCGTGGCGGCGGCGTGGGTGCTGTACCGGGTGGCGCTGGGCCGCAGCACCAGCAGGTCGCTCAACGCCGTCGGCGCGGCGTCCGGGATGCTGATCGCGGCCGTGGCGTTCCTCGGCACGGCCGACGCCGAGGACACGGTGCGGTACACGATGCTGAGCCTGCTCGCGCTGGCCGCCGCCTGGGTGCTCGGCGGGACGACGCGGCGGGCCGCGCTCCAGGCCGAGCACGCCATGCTCGCCGAGCGCCAGGCCGCGGTGACGGCCGAGCGGCTACGCGTGGCCAGGGAGGTGCACGACGTGGTGTCCCACTCGCTGGGGACGATCGCCGTGGCGGCCGGTGTCGCGGCGCGCTCCGGCGACGCGGTACGCATGCGTGACCGGCTCGGGCGGATCGAGACCGTGAGCAGGCAGGCCATGGACGAGCTGCGGGCCACGCTGGGAGCGGTCCGCGAGGGCGGCGAGGCCGCGGAACGCCATCCGCAGCCGGGCATCGGGGACCTGCCCGCCCTGGTCGAGCGCATGCGGGCGAGCGGAGTCACGGTGACGTTCACGATGACAGGCACCCCGGAGGAACCGCCCGCGGGGGTCGGGCTGGCCGCGTACCGGATCGTGCAGGAGGGGCTGACGAACGTCGCCCGCCACGCCCCCGGCGCGCACTGTGCCGTGACGGTGAGCGGCACGCCCGGCGAGCTCCGCGTCACGGTGACCGACGACGGCCCCGGCGGCGCCGCGGCGGACGGGTTCGGGCTGGTCGGGCTGCGCGAGCGGGTCGAGATGCTGGGAGGCGTCTGCACCGCGGAGGCGCGCCCCGGCGGGGGGTTCGAGCTGTGCGCGGTCATCCCCGTTCCGGAGGCGACCCGTGCCTGA